In one Alnus glutinosa chromosome 12, dhAlnGlut1.1, whole genome shotgun sequence genomic region, the following are encoded:
- the LOC133851179 gene encoding ABC transporter B family member 21-like — protein sequence MAVEDSVEGDAGRNEATTSRGNAEAENSSAINGDQQNSQNNKGDEKTKTVPFLKLFSFADSTDIELMIVGSIAAIGSGLGMPLMTILFGQLINIFGSNQQSTHDIVQSISKVSLKFVYLAVGIGLAACLQVTCWMVTGARQAARIRGLYLKTILRQDVAFFDKETNTGEVVGRMSGDTVLIQDAVGEKVGKCIQLISTFIGGFVIAFVRGWLFTIVLCSSIPLVVLSGAMMALVISKMASRGQSSYAKAANVVEQTIGGIKTVASFTGEKQAITSYNKFLVHAYKSGVREGLAAGAGYGSVMFVIFCTYSLAVYFGAKMIIQKGYNGGQVMNVIIAVLTGSMSLGQASPCLSAFAAGRAAAYKMFETIERKPTIDAFNKSGKLLDDLRGDIELKDVYFSYPTRPDEQIFNGFSLSVPSGMTAALVGQSGSGKSTVISLIERFYDPQVGEVLIDNINLKEFQLKWIRGKIGLVSQEPALFGASIKDNIAYGKDGATIEQIRAAAELANAAKFIDKLPQGLDTLVGEHGTQMSGGQKQRIAIARAILKDPRILLLDEATSALDAESEKIVQEALDRIMVNRTTVIVAHRLSTVRNADMIAVIHRGKLVEKGSHTELLKDPDGAFSQLIRLQEVNKESQHAADYQEKSEITSEILRHPSLRHSSRRASMLRSISRGSSANSNRHSFSVIFGVPTGLDVIELDTPSVALQKSPEVPISRLAYLNKPEIPAILIGTIGATISGVVLPIFGLLISSAIKTFFEPPHELRKDSKFWALMFLVLGLIAFLSAPVRSYYFGVAGCKLIERIRSMCFEKVVRMEVGWFDEPENSSGAIGARLSADAATLRALVGDALAQIVQSIASVIAGIVIAFSASWQMAFVVLTLVPLLGINGYIQRRSLGGFSADAKTMYEDASQIANDAVGSIRTVASFSAEEKVMQLYEEKCEGPVKAGIKEGLISGIGFGMSNFLLYSVYATTFYAGSQLVKEGKAKFSDVFRVFFALTMAAAAVTQSSSFSSDTQKAKNATASIFAIMDRKSKIDPSDESGMSLDDVKGDIELRHISFKYPSRPDVQIFRDLNLVIHAGKTVALVGESGSGKSTVIALLERFYDPDSGLITLDGIEIQKLQLKWLRQQMGLVGQEPVLFNDTIRANIAYGKGGNADEAEIIAAAQLANAHKYISGLQQGYDTIVGERGMQLSGGQKQRIAIARAIIKSPKILLLDEATSALDAESEKVVQDALDRVMVNRTTIVVAHRLSTIKNADLIAVVKNGVIVEKGRHETLINIQDGFYASLVALHSSASTA from the exons ATGGCGGTGGAGGACAGCGTGGAAGGCGATGCAGGTAGAAATGAGGCCACCACTTCAAGAGGCAATGCAGAAGCAGAGAATAGCTCTGCCATAAATGGAGACCAACAAAACTCTCAGAATAACAAAGGAGATGAGAAAACCAAGACAGTTCCATTTCTCAAGCTTTTCTCATTTGCAGATTCCACTGATATTGAATTGATGATTGTTGGCTCAATTGCAGCCATTGGGAGTGGGTTAGGCATGCCCCTTATGACAATACTATTTGGGCAACTGATCAATATTTTCGGCAGTAATCAGCAAAGCACCCATGACATCGTTCAGTCAATTTCCAAG GTGTCTCTAAAATTTGTCTACTTGGCAGTGGGGATTGGTTTAGCAGCATGCCTCC AGGTGACATGCTGGATGGTCACAGGGGCGAGACAGGCTGCAAGAATAAGGGGTTTGTATCTTAAAACTATACTGAGACAAGATGTTGCTTTCTTTGATAAGGAAACTAACACCGGAGAGGTTGTTGGGAGAATGTCTGGTGACACTGTTCTCATACAGGATGCCGTGGGTGAGAAG GTTGGGAAATGTATACAGCTGATATCAACCTTCATCGGGGGCTTTGTAATAGCATTTGTAAGAGGGTGGCTTTTTACCATTGTCTTGTGTTCTTCAATTCCTCTCGTTGTGTTATCTGGTGCCATGATGGCCTTGGTTATATCGAAGATGGCATCCCGTGGACAAAGTTCTTATGCGAAAGCAGCAAATGTAGTTGAACAAACAATTGGCGGAATCAAAACT GTTGCATCATTTACAGGGGAGAAGCAAGCCATAACAAGTTACAACAAATTTCTTGTACATGCTTACAAATCTGGTGTTCGTGAAGGCTTAGCTGCCGGAGCAGGTTATGGCTCGGTTATGTTTGTCATTTTTTGCACCTATTCGTTGGCTGTGTATTTTGGTGCAAAGATGATAATACAGAAAGGATACAATGGGGGTCAAGTGATGAATGTGATTATCGCTGTCTTAACTGGTTCCAT GTCCTTGGGCCAGGCATCTCCCTGCTTGAGCGCATTTGCTGCTGGCCGAGCTGCGGCCTATAAGATGTTTGAGACTATTGAGAGGAAGCCAACCATAGATGCTTTTAACAAAAGTGGGAAATTATTGGATGACCTTCGTGGAGATATAGAATTGAAGGATgtttattttagctatccaaCCAGACCGGATGAGCAAATATTCAATGGATTTTCTCTCAGTGTCCCTAGTGGCATGACTGCAGCTTTAGTTGGACAAAGCGGAAGTGGGAAGTCAACAGTGATCAGCCTAATTGAGAGATTCTATGATCCACAAGTCGGTGAAGTTCTAATAGATAACATAAACCTCAAGGAGTTTCAACTTAAGTGGATCAGGGGAAAAATTGGTCTTGTCAGCCAGGAACCTGCACTGTTTGGTGCCAGTATTAAGGACAACATTGCATATGGAAAAGATGGTGCAACTATTGAACAGATAAGAGCTGCAGCTGAACTTGCAAATGCAGCTAAATTCATTGATAAATTGCCACAG GGACTAGATACCCTGGTTGGTGAGCATGGAACACAGATGTCTGGTGGACAGAAGCAAAGAATTGCCATTGCAAGAGCAATACTGAAAGATCCACGAATTTTACTATTAGATGAAGCTACAAGTGCACTTGATGCAGAATCAGAGAAAATAGTGCAGGAGGCATTGGACAGGATTATGGTTAACCGAACAACTGTCATTGTTGCCCATCGTTTGAGCACAGTGAGGAATGCTGATATGATCGCAGTCATTCATAGAGGAAAGCTTGTTGAAAAAG GGTCTCACACAGAACTACTCAAGGATCCTGATGGAGCGTTCTCTCAACTTATACGCTTGCAAGAAGTAAACAAGGAGTCACAACATGCAGCAGATTATCAAGAAAAGTCTGAAATTACTTCGGAAATTCTTAGGCATCCAAGTCTTCGGCACTCAAGTCGAAGAGCGTCAATGCTACGATCCATTAGTCGAGGATCATCAGCAAATAGCAACCGCCACTCATTCTCAGTCATATTTGGTGTACCCACAGGACTTGATGTTATTGAACTAGATACCCCTTCAGTAGCACTACAAAAATCTCCAGAGGTCCCAATTAGCCGCCTTGCCTACCTCAATAAGCCTGAGATTCCTGCTATTCTAATTGGAACAATAGGTGCAACCATAAGTGGAGTAGTACTTCCAATTTTTGGTTTGCTAATTTCCAGTGCAATCAAAACATTCTTCGAACCACCTCATGAATTAAGAAAGGATTCGAAGTTTTGGGCACTAATGTTTTTAGTCCTTGGTCTGATAGCATTTCTGTCAGCTCCAGTAAGATCGTACTATTTTGGTGTGGCTGGGTGTAAGTTGATTGAACGTATCAGATCAATGTGTTTTGAAAAGGTGGTTCGCATGGAGGTTGGTTGGTTCGATGAGCCTGAGAACTCGAGCGGTGCCATTGGTGCAAGGCTCTCGGCAGATGCAGCAACACTGCGCGCTCTAGTTGGTGACGCACTAGCACAAATTGTTCAAAGTATTGCATCAGTGATTGCAGGTATAGTCATTGCTTTTAGTGCTAGTTGGCAGATGGCGTTTGTTGTCCTTACATTGGTTCCTCTGCTTGGAATCAATGGATATATTCAGCGAAGGTCCTTGGGAGGATTCAGTGCAGATGCAAAG ACAATGTATGAGGACGCAAGCCAAATAGCAAATGATGCAGTTGGGAGTATAAGAACTGTTGCATCTTTCTCTGCTGAAGAGAAGGTGATGCAACTTTATGAAGAAAAATGTGAAGGCCCTGTGAAGGCAGGCATAAAGGAGGGGTTGATCAGTGGAATAGGATTTGGAATGTCTAACTTCTTATTGTATAGCGTCTACGCGACCACCTTCTATGCAGGATCTCAGCTAGTTAAGGAAGGCAAAGCAAAATTCTCAGACGTTTTCCGA GTTTTCTTTGCTTTGACCATGGCAGCTGCTGCGGTTACTCAATCAAGCTCCTTTTCGAGTGATACTCAGAAAGCCAAGAATGCTACTGCTTCCATCTTTGCAATAATGGACAGGAAGTCAAAGATAGACCCAAGTGATGAGTCTGGGATGTCATTGGATGATGTCAAGGGAGATATTGAGCTTCGTCATATAAGCTTTAAGTACCCATCTAGGCCAGATGTTCAAATATTCAGAGACCTCAACTTGGTTATTCATGCTGGCAAG ACAGTTGCCCTGGTTGGAGAAAGCGGAAGCGGAAAATCTACAGTAATAGCATTATTGGAAAGATTTTATGATCCTGATTCAGGTCTTATTACACTTGACGGAATCGAAATTCAAAAGCTCCAATTGAAATGGTTGAGGCAGCAGATGGGCCTTGTAGGCCAAGAACCAGTTTTGTTCAATGACACAATCCGTGCCAACATTGCGTATGGAAAGGGTGGAAACGCAGATGAGGCCGAGATTATAGCTGCAGCACAATTGGCCAACGCCCACAAGTACATTAGTGGACTGCAACAA GGTTATGATACTATAGTCGGAGAACGAGGCATGCAATTGTCCGGCGGGCAGAAGCAGCGCATAGCCATTGCACGTGCTATCATCAAAAGTCCAAAGATATTATTACTAGATGAGGCTACCAGTGCACTAGACGCCGAATCAGAAAAAGTGGTCCAAGATGCATTAGATAGAGTCATGGTCAACAGGACTACAATTGTTGTCGCCCATCGATTATCCACAATTAAGAATGCAGATTTAATTGCTGTGGTTAAGAATGGGGTTATTGTGGAGAAAGGAAGGCACGAGACTTTGATTAATATCCAGGACGGATTTTATGCCTCCCTAGTGGCACTTCACTCGAGTGCTTCAACTGCTTGA
- the LOC133851181 gene encoding uncharacterized protein LOC133851181 isoform X2 yields the protein MAEESGRQIRLMNFVSEEQLDQAKKARGERIEDGTAQRDRPLFEVLKENKDKRDAEFNERFKHRPPKALDEDETEFLEKLEMSRREYERQIADEEAQELQSFQAAVAAQLDIVHELKEAPPAPIIQEQKSAGRKNPPARPFGMIIKVEPQAKKAKLDPGTSEKPSDVVKIPVVDPEKSSEPVTTSNSESQDIGGKEKQ from the exons atggctGAAGAATCTGGCCGTCAGATTAGGCTAATGAACTTCGTTTCGGAGGAACAG TTGGATCAAGCCAAGAAGGCAAGGGGCGAGCGCATTGAGGATGGCACTGCCCAAAGAGATAGACCCCTCTTTGAG GTTCTAAAGGAGAACAAAGACAAGCGGGATGCAGAATTTAATGAACGTTTCAAGCACA GACCACCCAAAGCTTTGGATGAAGATGAGACTGAGTTTCTTGAGAAGTTGGAAATG tCAAGAAGGGAATACGAACGTCAAATAGCAGATGAGGAAGCCCAAGAGCTGCAGAGTTTCCAG GCAGCGGTGGCAGCACAGTTGGATATCGTACATGAGCTCAAGGAAGCACCCCCCGCTCCTATAATTCAG GAACAGAAATCAGCTGGGAGGAAAAATCCACCTGCTCGACCATTTGGTATGATTATTAAGGTCGAGCCACAAGCAAAAAAGGCAAAGTTAGATCCAGGAACTTCGGAAAAACCTTCAGATGTAGTGAAAATCCCTGTTGTAGATCCAGAAAAATCTTCGGAGCCAGTGACAACATCTAATAGCGAGTCCCAAGATATTG GTGGAAAAGAGAAACAGTAA
- the LOC133851181 gene encoding uncharacterized protein LOC133851181 isoform X1: MAEESGRQIRLMNFVSEEQLDQAKKARGERIEDGTAQRDRPLFEVLKENKDKRDAEFNERFKHRPPKALDEDETEFLEKLEMSRREYERQIADEEAQELQSFQAAVAAQLDIVHELKEAPPAPIIQEQKSAGRKNPPARPFGMIIKVEPQAKKAKLDPGTSEKPSDVVKIPVVDPEKSSEPVTTSNSESQDIGIACLVSYSDESEEDD, encoded by the exons atggctGAAGAATCTGGCCGTCAGATTAGGCTAATGAACTTCGTTTCGGAGGAACAG TTGGATCAAGCCAAGAAGGCAAGGGGCGAGCGCATTGAGGATGGCACTGCCCAAAGAGATAGACCCCTCTTTGAG GTTCTAAAGGAGAACAAAGACAAGCGGGATGCAGAATTTAATGAACGTTTCAAGCACA GACCACCCAAAGCTTTGGATGAAGATGAGACTGAGTTTCTTGAGAAGTTGGAAATG tCAAGAAGGGAATACGAACGTCAAATAGCAGATGAGGAAGCCCAAGAGCTGCAGAGTTTCCAG GCAGCGGTGGCAGCACAGTTGGATATCGTACATGAGCTCAAGGAAGCACCCCCCGCTCCTATAATTCAG GAACAGAAATCAGCTGGGAGGAAAAATCCACCTGCTCGACCATTTGGTATGATTATTAAGGTCGAGCCACAAGCAAAAAAGGCAAAGTTAGATCCAGGAACTTCGGAAAAACCTTCAGATGTAGTGAAAATCCCTGTTGTAGATCCAGAAAAATCTTCGGAGCCAGTGACAACATCTAATAGCGAGTCCCAAGATATTGGTATAGCTTGTCTAGTTTCATATAGTGATGAAAGTGAAGAGGATGATTAG